One Prolixibacteraceae bacterium DNA segment encodes these proteins:
- the miaA gene encoding tRNA (adenosine(37)-N6)-dimethylallyltransferase MiaA: MYKDRYDMITVLGATATGKTSLGTLVAHKLNGEVISADSRQVYRGMDIGTGKDLEDYTVDGVEVPYHLIDILDAGEQYNVFEYQKDFKSVYENMRSNNIFPVLCGGSGMYIEAVLKGYQLAQVPVNQELRDSLQEMSLQELTDRLSALKRVHNNSDIENKKRVIRAIEIEEYTVEHPDLDLSFPKINSLIVGIDFSREERRERITQRLHQRLEEGMIEEVKGLIDSGVAPESLIYYGLEYKFITEYLIGKITRQRLVDGLNVAIHQFAKRQMTWYRRMEKNGFEIHWIDGHLPLEQKCDRVLSFLK, from the coding sequence ATGTACAAGGATAGATATGATATGATTACAGTTCTAGGGGCTACTGCTACTGGAAAAACGTCCCTAGGTACTCTAGTTGCTCATAAACTTAATGGAGAGGTGATCTCTGCAGATTCTCGTCAAGTTTACCGAGGGATGGATATTGGAACTGGGAAAGATTTAGAAGATTATACCGTGGATGGGGTCGAGGTTCCATATCATTTGATTGATATCCTTGATGCTGGAGAGCAATATAATGTTTTTGAATATCAGAAAGATTTTAAGAGTGTCTATGAGAATATGAGGTCAAACAATATCTTTCCTGTCCTTTGTGGTGGTTCTGGTATGTATATTGAGGCAGTCTTGAAAGGATATCAATTGGCTCAAGTGCCAGTGAATCAAGAATTACGTGACTCTTTACAGGAGATGTCTCTTCAAGAATTAACTGATAGGTTGTCTGCTCTTAAACGTGTTCATAACAATAGCGATATCGAAAATAAGAAGAGAGTAATCCGTGCCATCGAAATAGAAGAGTATACGGTTGAGCACCCCGACTTAGACCTCTCTTTCCCTAAGATCAACAGTCTTATTGTGGGAATAGATTTTTCACGAGAGGAGAGAAGAGAACGCATTACCCAGCGTCTGCATCAACGCCTTGAAGAAGGAATGATCGAAGAGGTGAAAGGTTTGATAGATAGTGGCGTCGCCCCTGAATCGTTGATCTATTACGGTTTAGAGTATAAGTTTATTACAGAATATCTCATTGGTAAAATAACCAGACAACGTCTCGTAGATGGACTTAATGTTGCAATTCATCAGTTTGCTAAACGTCAAATGACATGGTATCGTAGAATGGAAAAGAATGGTTTCGAGATCCATTGGATTGATGGACATTTGCCTTTAGAGCAAAAATGTGATCGTGTTTTATCTTTCTTAAAATAG
- a CDS encoding transposase gives MFKRSPANKQLDMFDSPSIIEGLPSRASNIYHDDNHWHNQFRKLVVYQISEDIFAPIYCQDNGCPNYPIRILVGMMILKEGAGISDEMLFENCQFNLLYRSALGLLHASDSIPAQSTYYKFRQQVKEYNEKNESDLFEDVFTQITSSHIEILGIKSDTIRMDSKLLNSNIKWLSRYSLIHETLSLFLTKGCNNFNFSDDLKPHISDVVSTDGDKVVYRNSTDSIKQKIVDLGILISNILNEYTGPANSYYDNLLRLFKEQFFKDDQGVTTPIKGEDLSAKNMQTPFDTDCDYRNKAGDKCKGYSANLTEVVGDNGLPNIITSIQVEKVSHSDTAHFKGSIERTQEVLGYNVINIHADGAYNSEENQEYCAENNQHLYLHAIQGKEGRFRFSLEAQVLKVFDNKHQRYVDYTKYKGKDELDRYKIYLEEGKFRYFKLTEVEKSLLRQRIKETPIEKLQIRNNVEASIFQLGFHCNGKNTVYRGLIKHQMWAVARSLWVNFVRIVKYYSELNISMVINMLKCKLCDLFIAKMTLLESVIVTKIQIQFCRLKSPKIRIIL, from the coding sequence ATGTTTAAACGTAGTCCTGCCAACAAACAACTAGATATGTTTGATAGTCCCTCAATAATTGAAGGATTACCATCTCGTGCATCAAATATCTATCATGATGACAATCATTGGCACAATCAATTTAGAAAGCTCGTTGTTTATCAGATAAGTGAGGATATTTTTGCGCCGATCTATTGTCAAGATAATGGATGTCCCAACTATCCTATTCGTATTCTTGTTGGTATGATGATTTTGAAAGAAGGTGCTGGTATAAGTGATGAAATGTTGTTTGAAAACTGTCAATTCAATCTACTTTACCGATCAGCGTTAGGACTTTTACATGCTTCTGATTCTATTCCTGCACAATCTACTTATTATAAGTTTAGACAACAAGTAAAAGAATATAATGAGAAGAATGAATCTGATTTATTTGAAGATGTTTTTACACAAATCACTTCTTCTCATATAGAAATACTTGGCATTAAGAGTGATACTATAAGAATGGATAGCAAACTGCTGAATAGCAACATAAAATGGCTTTCTCGATATAGTCTAATACATGAGACATTGTCCTTGTTTCTGACAAAAGGTTGCAATAATTTTAATTTCTCTGATGATCTTAAACCTCATATTTCAGATGTGGTCTCAACAGATGGAGATAAGGTTGTTTATCGCAATTCAACAGATTCAATTAAACAAAAGATCGTGGATCTTGGGATACTCATTTCAAATATTCTTAATGAATATACTGGACCTGCCAATAGTTATTACGATAATCTATTACGTCTATTTAAAGAGCAGTTTTTCAAAGATGATCAGGGAGTTACCACTCCAATAAAAGGAGAAGATTTATCTGCAAAGAACATGCAAACTCCGTTTGATACGGACTGTGATTATAGAAATAAAGCAGGTGATAAATGCAAAGGGTATTCAGCTAATTTGACAGAAGTAGTTGGAGACAATGGACTTCCTAATATCATTACTTCTATACAAGTAGAAAAAGTATCTCATTCGGACACTGCTCATTTTAAGGGATCAATAGAGAGGACACAAGAAGTATTGGGATATAATGTAATAAACATTCATGCAGATGGGGCTTATAATAGTGAGGAAAATCAAGAATATTGTGCAGAAAACAACCAACACCTATATCTACATGCCATACAAGGTAAAGAAGGACGATTTCGGTTTAGTTTAGAGGCACAAGTTCTAAAAGTGTTTGATAATAAGCATCAACGGTATGTTGATTATACAAAATACAAAGGAAAAGATGAGTTAGATAGATATAAAATATATTTAGAAGAAGGCAAGTTTCGCTATTTTAAATTGACTGAGGTTGAGAAAAGTCTTTTAAGGCAAAGAATAAAAGAAACCCCAATAGAAAAGCTTCAAATAAGGAATAATGTAGAAGCGAGTATTTTTCAATTAGGTTTTCATTGTAATGGAAAAAACACTGTCTATAGAGGATTGATAAAACATCAAATGTGGGCAGTAGCTAGATCATTATGGGTGAATTTTGTTCGAATAGTAAAATACTATTCCGAACTAAACATTTCGATGGTCATAAACATGCTTAAATGTAAATTGTGTGATCTTTTTATTGCGAAAATGACTTTATTAGAAAGTGTTATTGTTACTAAGATTCAGATTCAGTTTTGTAGACTAAAAAGTCCCAAAATACGCATAATCCTATAA
- the argF gene encoding ornithine carbamoyltransferase has protein sequence MAFNLKNRSFLTLLDYSPKEIKYLLDLAADLKRAKIGGYEQPTMKGKNIALIFEKSSTRTRCAFEVAAYDQGAQVTYLGPSGSQIGVKESMKDTARVLGRMYDGIEYRGYGQQIVNELAEFAGVPVWNGLTNEFHPTQILADFLTMMEHTSKDLKDVKFAYLGDARNNMGNSLMVGAAKLGMDFRAAAPVQCQPKQKLQDRCQEIASKTGAKITITDSVAEAVKDCDFIYTDVWVSMGEPDEVWAERIELLKPYQVNKEVMVMTGNEDVKFLHCLPSFHNNETQVGQDINKKFGLTAMEVTDEVFESDASIVFDEAENRMHTIKAVMVATLGL, from the coding sequence ATGGCATTTAATCTAAAAAACAGAAGCTTCTTAACTCTCCTTGACTACTCTCCAAAGGAGATTAAATATCTGCTCGATTTAGCTGCAGATCTTAAGCGTGCCAAAATTGGTGGATATGAGCAGCCTACCATGAAAGGTAAAAATATTGCACTAATCTTTGAAAAGTCCTCTACTCGTACACGCTGTGCTTTCGAAGTTGCTGCATATGATCAAGGAGCTCAAGTTACCTATTTAGGCCCTTCTGGATCTCAAATTGGTGTCAAAGAGTCGATGAAAGACACTGCTCGTGTTTTAGGCCGTATGTATGATGGTATTGAGTATCGTGGCTATGGACAACAAATTGTAAATGAGCTTGCTGAGTTTGCAGGTGTGCCTGTTTGGAACGGTCTTACCAATGAGTTTCACCCAACACAAATATTGGCTGACTTCTTAACTATGATGGAGCATACCTCTAAAGACCTTAAGGATGTTAAGTTTGCATATCTTGGAGATGCTCGTAACAACATGGGCAACTCTCTAATGGTTGGGGCTGCAAAACTAGGTATGGACTTTAGAGCCGCAGCTCCAGTTCAATGTCAGCCTAAGCAGAAGTTACAAGATCGCTGTCAAGAGATTGCTTCGAAAACAGGGGCTAAAATTACCATTACAGATTCGGTAGCTGAAGCAGTGAAAGATTGTGATTTTATCTATACTGATGTATGGGTTTCTATGGGTGAGCCTGATGAAGTATGGGCAGAAAGAATTGAACTATTGAAACCTTATCAGGTAAACAAAGAGGTGATGGTGATGACAGGAAACGAGGATGTTAAGTTCTTACATTGTCTGCCTTCGTTCCATAACAACGAGACACAAGTAGGTCAAGATATTAATAAAAAGTTTGGTCTTACAGCAATGGAAGTTACTGATGAAGTGTTTGAAAGTGATGCTTCTATCGTGTTCGACGAAGCAGAAAATCGTATGCATACCATCAAGGCAGTGATGGTTGCAACGTTAGGTTTGTAA
- the smpB gene encoding SsrA-binding protein SmpB, translating into MKIQKTVNIKNKRATFDYEIIERMVAGISLVGTEIKSIRLGKANLSDSFCYFERSELYVRNLSISEYDYGTHYNHIAKRERKLLLQKKEIRKWERKIKETGLTIIPLRLFINDRGFAKMEIGLAKGKKTYDKRETLRLKDAKREMDRSNKH; encoded by the coding sequence ATGAAAATTCAGAAGACTGTAAATATAAAAAATAAACGTGCCACATTCGATTATGAAATCATCGAACGAATGGTTGCCGGAATAAGTTTGGTAGGAACAGAGATCAAATCTATCCGTCTCGGGAAAGCAAACTTATCAGACTCATTTTGTTATTTTGAGAGATCAGAACTATATGTTCGTAATCTTTCTATTTCCGAATATGATTATGGAACCCACTATAACCATATCGCGAAGAGAGAACGAAAACTCCTTCTGCAAAAGAAAGAGATACGCAAATGGGAAAGGAAAATTAAAGAGACAGGATTGACTATTATCCCACTACGCCTTTTTATTAATGATAGAGGTTTTGCGAAGATGGAGATTGGTTTGGCAAAAGGTAAGAAGACTTACGACAAGAGAGAGACACTAAGGCTGAAAGATGCCAAACGTGAAATGGATCGTAGTAATAAGCACTAA